GCGCGTGCTGGACCAAGCCTTTGGCATCGAATACGTGCAGATCACCACCATCCACTCGGCGATGAACGATCAGCCGGTGATCGACGCCTACCACCACGAAGACCTGCGTCGCACCCGTTCGGCATTCCAGTCGGTGATTCCGGTGTCCACCGGCCTGGCCCGGGGTATCGAACGCCTGCTGCCGGAACTTGCCGGGCGAATCCAGGCCAAAGCGGTACGCGTGCCGACCGTCAACGTCTCGTGCCTGGACATCACCCTGCAGACTTCCCGCGATACCAGCGCCGAGGAAGTCAACCGGGTGCTGCGCGAGGCTGCCCTGGATGGCCCGCTGAAAGGCTTGCTGGCCTACACCGAGCTGCCCCACGCCAGCTGTGATTTCAACCATGACCCGCATTCGGCCATCGTCGATGCCAGCCAGACCCGCGTCTCAGGCCCTCGCCTGGTGAACCTGCTGGCCTGGTTCGACAACGAATGGGGGTTTGCCAACCGTATGCTCGACGTCGCCGAACACTATCTGCACGTCGTACACCCAACCCGCAGCAAACAGCCCTGAAGGACTGCATTCATGACCGTGTTGAAGATGACCGACCTCGACCTGCAAGGTAAGCGCGTACTGATTCGCGAAGACCTCAACGTCCCTGTGAAGGACGGTGTGGTAGCCAGCGACGCGCGTATCCTGGCAGCGCTGCCGACCATCAAGCTGGCCCTGGAGAAGGGCGCGGCGGTGATGGTCTGCTCGCACCTGGGCCGCCCGACCGAAGGTGAGTTCTCCGCCGAGAACAGCCTCAAGCCGGTTGCCGATTACCTGAGCAAGGCCCTGGGCCGCGACGTGCCGCTGGTCGCCGATTACCTCGACGGCGTTCAGGTGCAGGCCGGTGACCTGGTGCTGTTCGAAAACGTGCGCTTCAACAAGGGCGAGAAGAAGAACGCCGACGAGCTGGCGCAGAAATACGCCGCCCTGTGCGACGTGTTCGTGATGGACGCCTTCGGTACCGCCCACCGCGCCGAGGGTTCCACCCATGGCGTCGCCAAGTTCGCCAAGGTCGCCGCCGCAGGCCCCCTGCTGGCCGCCGAGCTGGATGCCCTGGGCAAGGCCCTGAAAGCTCCGGCCAAGCCGATGGCTGCCATCGTCGCCGGTTCCAAGGTGTCGACCAAGCTGGACGTGCTGAACAGCCTGAGCGCGGTCTGCGACCAGCTGATCGTCGGTGGCGGCATTGCCAACACCTTCCTTGCCGCCGCCGGTCACCCGGTCGGCAAGTCGCTGTACGAGCCTGACCTGGTCGAGACCGCCAAGGCCATCGCCGCCAAGGTCAGCGTACCGCTGCCAGTGGACGTGGTGGTCGCCAAGGAATTCGCCGAGAGCGCCGAAGCCACCGTCAAGGCGATCGCCGATGTGGCTGCCGACGACATGATCCTGGACATCGGTCCGAAGACCGCCGAGCAGTTCGCCGAATTGCTCAAGACCTCGAAGACTATCCTTTGGAACGGTCCGGTCGGTGTGTTCGAGTTCGACCAGTTCGGCAACGGCACCCAGGTCCTGGCCAAGGCCATCGCCGACAGCGCCGCGTTCTCCATCGCCGGTGGCGGTGACACCCTGGCGGCCATCGACAAGTATGGCGTGGGTGCCGATATCTCCTACATTTCCACCGGTGGCGGCGCGTTCCTCGAGTTCGTCGAGGGCAAGGTCCTGCCTGCCGTGGCAATCCTGGAAGAGCGGGCCAAGGCCTGAGCGTGAAGGCGCCTGGCAAAGGGAGCGACCTGATGGTCAAGCAATTGCCTGTGATGATCGTGGCCTTGTTGCTGGGCGCCTGTTCCAGCAACAAGGGCAGCGAGGCCGAACCGGCGCAGCCGCCCAAGGGTGGTTGCTACCAGTCCCAGTGGCAGGCGGAGACGGCACCGGTGATCAACAAGCGCTTGGGTCCGGACGGCCTGGAAAAGTACGACGACGAACACCAGCGCGGGGCCCCGGGCTGCCCTTGATCGGGTGGTTGGCAACCTGGCAAGGGTTTCGTGGTCTTGAATACCGGGGCTGCGGCGCAGCCCCCAGCGGAGTAGTTTGATGAAAGTGCTTCTGGCCGCACTGGCCTTGGCGATCCTGGCAGGCTGCTCGCTGCTGCAGCCGGCCCAAACGGCCCCGGCGGACAACTGGACCCGCTGGGTCTGCGACAGCCAGGCCGAAGTGCTGTGGCGCTTCGCCGACGCGCAGCAGGACACAGTCGATGTCCGTCTCGGCGGCGGCGACCAAGTCCATCGGCTCAAGGCCGAGCCGGGTGCCTCCGGCGCGCTGTACAGCGATGGCATGCTGGCCTTCCACACCAAAGGTGACGAAGGCCTGGTGTATTGGGTGGCGACCAACGATCTGATTGGGCGGGGCTGCAAGGCACCGTGACTGGCCGGGCCGTGTAGATGGCCCACACTACTTGAACAGCAACCGCCCCTGCGGCAGGCTTGCATGAAACAAACGACGCTTGTCGGGAGAGAGATACACAATGGCACTCATTAGCATGCGCCAGATGCTGGACCACGCCGCCGAGTTCGGCTACGGCGTTCCGGCTTTCAACGTCAACAACCTCGAGCAGATGCGCGCCATCATGGAAGCCGCAGACGCCACCGACTCTCCGGTCATCGTCCAGGCCTCGGCCGGCGCCCGCAAGTACGCGGGTGCCCCGTTCCTGCGTCACCTGATCCTGGCCGCCATCGAAGAGTTCCCGCACATCCCGGTGTGCATGCACCAGGATCACGGCACCAGCCCAGACGTGTGCCAGCGCTCGATCCAGCTGGGCTTCAGCTCGGTGATGATGGACGGCTCGCTGAAGGAAGACGGCAAGACCCCGTCCGACTACGACTACAACGTCCGCGTCACCCAGCAGACCGTGGCGTTCGCCCACGCCTGCGGTGTGTCGGTGGAAGGTGAGCTGGGCTGCCTGGGCAGCCTGGAAACCGGTCAGGCCGGCGAGGAAGACGGCGTCGGCGCAGAAGGCATTCTGGACCACAGCCAGATGCTGACCGACCCGGAAGAGGCCGCCGACTTCGTCAAGAAGACCCAGGTCGATGCCCTGGCCATCGCCATCGGTACCAGCCACGGCGCCTACAAGTTCACCAAGCCACCCACCGGTGACATCCTGGCGATCGACCGCATCAAGGAAATCCACAAGCGCATCCCCAACACCCACTTGGTGATGCACGGTTCCTCGTCGGTACCGCAGGAATGGCTGAAGATCATCAACGAGTTCGGTGGTGATATCAAAGAGACCTACGGCGTACCGGTCGAGGAAATCGTCGAAGGCATCAAGTACGGCGTGCGCAAGGTCAACATCGATACCGACCTGCGTCTGGCGTCCACCGGTGCCATCCGTCGCTACATGGCTGCGCACCCAAGCGAGTTCGACCCACGCAAGTTCTTCGCCGAGACCGTGAAGGCCATGCGTGACGTGTGCATCGCCCGCTACGAAGCCTTCGGCACCGCCGGCAATGCTTCGAAGATCAAGCCGATCACCCTCGAAGGCATGTTCCAGCGTTATGCCAAAGGTGAACTGGCGGCCAAGATCAACTGATCCGGCACCGTTCAACGAAGGAGCCCGCAGCGATGCGGGCTTTTTTGTGCCCGTATGTCGACTGCCCACCGCTTATACCGTTAGTCGGCTAACATCGGTTCAGATGGCTTACGGCCATCTGCCTGCATTGCGTCTTCGGGGGCCGAGTCTAGAGTAATAATCGGATCCAATCACAAGTCGCAGTTGGACTTACCAAGAGAAGCAGCATGGATGGCGCTTATTCACAATCACCGGAAAGCAGCTCGGTGCTGCTGGTCGTAGACGACTACCCGGAAAACCTCATCAGCATGCGGGCCTTGCTGTCCCGCCAGGATTGGCAGGTACTGACCGCCAGTTCAGGGATGGAAGCCCTGAGCACCCTGCTCGAACACGAAGTCGACCTGGTCCTGCTCGACGTGCAGATGCCCGAAATGGACGGCTTCGAGGTGGCCCGCCTGATGCGCGGCAGCCAACGCACGCGGCTAACCCCGATCATCTTCCTCACCGCCAATGAACAGTCCGAGGCGGCGGTGCTCAAAGGCTATGCCAGCGGTGCTGTGGACTACCTGTTCAAACCCTTCGACCCGCAGATTCTCAAGCCCAAGGTCCAGGCCCAGCTGGAGCAGCAGCGCAACCGGCGCATGCTGCAACGCCTGACCCGCGAACTGGAATCGGCGCGGGCCTTCAATGCCTCGATCCTGGAGAACGCCGCCGAGGGCATTCTGGTGGTGGACGAGTCGGGCTGCATCGGCTTCGCCAACCCGGCCGTCTCGCGCCTGCTCGATACCCCGGTGGACAAGTTGCAGGGCGCGCACATGCTGGACCTGATCCAGCTGCCCTGCGCCAACCTGTGGCACGAGTCGGACTTCTACCAGGCCTACCTGGGCCGGCAGATCTTCCGCGTGCACGACGCCCAGCTGCGTACACTCGCAGGCCAGTTGGTGCCGGTGGCGCTGTCCTGCGCGCCGCTGCCCGCCGAACAGAAGGCCATGGTGGTGACGGTGCTGGACATGTCCGTGGTGCGCAACCTGCACCAGCAGCTCGAATACCAGGCGGTCACCGACCCGCTGACCGGGCTGCTCAACCGCCGCGGGTTCTACCAGGCCGCCGAGAGCGCGCTGCTGCGCAACGAGCGCTCGGACAAGGCCAAGGCCTTGATGTACATGGACCTGGATGGCTTCAAGCGGATCAACGACCTGCTCGGCCATGAGGCCGGCGACAAGGTCCTGCGCTGGGTGGCCGATCAGCTCAAGGAGTGCCTGGGCAGCGAGGCGCTGTTGGCCAGGATGGGCGGTGACGAGTTCACCGCGTTGTTCGACGGACTGCCATACCCCGAGCAGGCCGGACGCTATGCCGAGAAGCTGCTGGAGCGGATGTCGAGCTTCCAGCAGGTGGATGGCCTGGAGGTCAACCTGGGGGTGAGCATCGGCATCGCCACCTACCCGGACTGCGGCGCCAACGTGGAAGGCCTGCTGCGGGCGGCCGATGCCGCAATGTATGCGGCCAAGCAGGCCGGGCGCCAGCAGTACCGTTTCTACGACCAGGAACTCAATGGTCGCGCCCGTTCACGACTGATGCTTGAGGACAGCGTGCGCACGGCCATCGAGCAGAACGACTTCAGCCTGGTCTACCAGCCCCAGGTGGCGTTCGCCGACGGTCGGCTGCGCGGCTTCGAGGCGCTGTTGCGTTGGAAGCACCCGAGTGTCGGTGATGTGCCCCCCGGGCTGTTCATTCCCTTGTTGGAAGAGGCGCGGCTGATCAACCGCCTGGCCAGCTGGATCTATCGCAAGGGCGCCGCGCAGCGCAATGCCTGGAGCGAGCGCTTCGGTTCGCAGCTGGTGCTGGGCATCAGCCTGAGCCGCGCCCAGTTCACCATGCCTGGATTGGTCGATGAACTGGCCCAGGTGATCGACAAGCACCAACTGCAGCCCGATCAGCTGGAGGTGGAGGTGGCCGAGACGTCGCTGATGTACAACATCGACGCGGCGGTGAAGCAGGTGCACCGCCTGCGCGAGCTGGGTATTCGCGTGGCACTGGACGACTTCGGTGCCGGCGATTGCTCGTTGCGCATGCTGCGCGACCTGCCCATCGACACCCTCAAACTTGACCGCCACCTGGTTGCGCGGCTACCGGACTCGGCGGCGGACATCGCGCTGGTGCGCAGCGTCATTGGCCTGTGCGCGGCCTACGACATCACGGTGATCGCCGAGGGCGTGGAGACCCAGACCCAGGCCGAATGGCTCAAGGATGCCGGCTGCGCCTACGTGCAGGGGTTCCTGGTCGCCCGTCCGCTGACCGCCAGCGATGCCGGCAACTTCCCGGTGGTTTTCCCATGGGCGTCGTGATTGGCTAAACTCGCGTCTTCCCGTTCCGAACGCCTGCCATGACCGCCTTACGCTACCTGCAAGCCTACCCGCCGCACCTGCAGGAACAGGTGCGCCAGATGATCGCCAGCGATCGCCTGGGCGACTACCTGCGCCAGCGCTACCCCGAGCGCCATGACGTGCAGAGTGACAAGGCACTGTACGGCTATGCCCAGGAAATCAAGCAGCAGTACCTGCGCAGTGCGCCGCCGCTGGACAAGGTGCTGTTCGACAACCGCCTGGACCTCACCCACCGGGCGCTGGGCCTGAACACGGCGGTGTCGAGGGTGCAGGGCGGCAAGCTCAAGGCGAAGAAGGAAATCCGCGTCGCCTCGCTGTTTCGCGAGGCGGCGCCGCAGTTTTTGCGCATGATTGTGGTGCATGAGCTGGCGCACCTGAGAGAACGCGACCACAACAAGGCCTTCTACCAGCTCTGCCAGCACATGGAGCCGGACTACCATCAATTGGAATTCGACCTGCGCGTCTACCTGACCTATCGGGAGCTGCCGGGCAACACCTGAGGGACAAGCACCCCATGACCACGGAAGTGAGCAAGACCCGCAGCAGCTTCTACCGCCGCCTCTACGTGGCCTGGCTGATCGACAGCCAGACCGCCACCAGCGTGCCGGCGCTGATGGAGGCCACCGGCATGCCACGGCGTACCGCCCAGGACACCATCGCCGCCCTGGCCGACCTGGATATCGTCTGCGAGTTCGAGCAGCAGGCCGGCGCGCGCAACCATGCCGGGCATTACCGCATCCGCGACTGGGGGGCGATCGACAAACAGTGGATCATCCAGCACCTGCGCCAGCTGCGCGAAGTGTTGGGTTATCCCTGAAAGGGCTCCCCGTGGGAGCGGGCTTGTCCCGCGATGGTGCGCGCAGAGCTCCCGGCAATCTCAGCCTTTACGCATGCCGATGTGCGGAATATCGTCCTCGAGGTATTCTTCGCCGACCGCTTCGAAACCATGGCGAGCGTAGAACCCCTGCAAATGCGCCTGGGCCGACAGATAGATCGATACGCCAGGCCAGCAATGGCCGGCAGCTTCCAGTCCCTTCAGCAGTAGTGGGTGGCCCAGCTTCATATCGCGCGCCTCGGGGGACGTCACCACCCGGCCAATGACGACTTCGCCGTCCTGCGATTGCGGATCGAGCAAGCGCAGGTACGCCACCAGCCGCTCACCGTCCCAGCCCATCAGGTGCAATGTGTCGCCACACAGGTCGAGCCCGTCGACTTCCTGGTAGGCACAACGCTGCTCGACCACGAACACTTCGGTGCGCAGTTGCAGGATGGCGTAGAGTTGTTCCTTGGCAAGGTCGCCATGGTGCTTGCAGATCCACTCGATGGACATGGATGGGTACTCCTTCGGTTGACCGTCGATCATCGCAAATCCTGCTGGGTTCGACGAGATCGAATGACGGTACCTGGCACTCGGCCAAAATAGAGGCTAAATGACACTATCGCCCGCTGTCGCCAGGATGCGGCTTGTGTAATCTGGACCTCTGTTGCTAGTTGAGACCGCCGTCACCAGCGTGAGCCCCCAACTGCGAAAGGAATTGAGCATGCGGCCACTGCTTTGCGTTCTTGGTTTACTCGGGCTGTTGTGCGCGGGGCCTGCCCTGGCCCAAGGCAAGCTGCGGCTGGTGGCCGACAGCTGGCCGCCGTTTACCGACACCAGCATGCCCGGTGGCGGCCTGGCCACCAGCATCGTCACCACGGCGCTGACCCGCGCCGGCTACGCCATCGAGTTCGAGGAGGTGCCTTGGGCCAGGGCGCTGATGGGCGTGGGCGAGGGGCGCTACGATGTGCTGATCAACGCTTGGTATAACGACGAGCGAACCCTGATCGGCCAGTTCTCGGGCGCCTACCTGGTCAACCGCATCCGCCTGCTCAAGCGTGAGGGCGAAGCGTTCTCCTATGCACGCCAGTCTGACCTTTATCCCTACACCATCGCCGTGGTGCGCGATTACGCCTACTCCCCAGAATTCGACAGCGACGAGCGCCTGAACAAGGTGCCGGTGCGCAGCTTCTCGTCCGCGGTGCGCATGCTGGCGGCCGGCCGGGTCAACCTGGCAGTGGAGGACGAGTACGTCGCGCGTTACAACCTGCAGCGCGAGCCGCAGCCGGTGCGGGAGGGGGTGGCGTTCGTCGACCCGCCGCTGAGCGAGAACAGTCTGCACATCCTGGTCAGCCTCAAGCACCCGGAGCATCAGAAGATTGTCGCCCGCTTCGAGAAGGCGATCGCCACGATGAAGGCCGACGGCAGCTACGACCGGCTGCTGCGCCAGCATGGGTTCTGATCGCGGGGCGATCAGGCGGGTTCGCCTTCCTTGATCAAATGCCCTGCGAGTGTCCGTAACGGTCCCAGTTGTCGGCAGATCAGCGCCAGTTGCGTCTGTACCAGCCGCTGATGCTCGTCCAGCTCCTCCGGCATCTGCTCCAGCGCGTTGGCCAGGGCTTCCTCGGCGTCGCTGTGGATTGCCACCGGCAACCGCGCCGCCAAGCCATTGGCGATTTCGTCGAGGCTGCTGGCCAGGCTCCGCCCGGCGCCATCGATCAACTGCTCGTGGACCTCGGTCGGCAGCACCGTGTCGCGGTGCGCGCCCAGCCCCGAGAGGTAGCTGAGCAAGGTGTGTGACAGCACCAGGAAGCGGAAGCCGACATCGGCTTCCTTACGGAAGTGCCCCGGCTCCATCAGCATGTTGGCCAAGGTGGTGGACAATGCCGCGTCGGCGTTGTGCGCGTTGCGCCGGGCCAGGCGGTAGGCCAGGTCGTCGCGCTTGCCATGGGCATACTGCTGCATGATCTGGCGCAGGTATTCGCTGGCGCAGGCCAGGGTGTTGGCCAGCACCTTGTTCAGCCGCCGGCCCTGCCAGTCAGGCAGGAACAGGAACACCGCGAGAATGGCGATCAGGCTGCCCACCAGGGTATCGAACAGGCGCGGCAGGAACAGGCCGTAGCCATCGCCGATCTGGTTGAAGCAGAACAGCACCATCAGGGTGATCGCCGCCGTGGCCAGGGTGTAGCGGGTGGTGCGGTTGACGAAGAAAACCACCCCGGCGACCACCGCGAACAGCGACTGGATGATCGGGTTGGGGAACAGGTCGAACAGCGCCCAGCCCACGGTCAGGCCGATGGCGGTGCCGAAGATCCGCTGCACCAGCTTGCGCCGGGTCGCGCCATAGTTGGGCTGGCAGACGAACAGGGTGGTGAGGATGATCCAGTAACCCTGGGTCGGGTGGATCAGGTGCACCATGCCATAGCCCACCGACAGCGCCAGCGACAGGCGCAGGGCGTGGCGGAACAGCAGCGAGGTCGGCGTCAGCTGGGTGCGCAAGCGTTTCCACACATCCTTGAGGTTGCGGGGCGAGCGGTCGAGCAGGCTGCTGTCGCTGGCGTCGGCCAGGCTGTCCGGGTTGCTCGCGGCGCTGAGCAGCCGATCCAGGGTGGCCAGGTTGGCGGCCAGTGCCCGCAGCGAGCGCAGCAGGCCGCGCCAGGCCGGGTTGCTCTGGATGCGCAGGTGCTCGAGCGAAGCATTGAGGTCTTCCAGGGCCTCGGGGTAGCCACTGGCGAGCACGAAGGGCTGGCGCAGGCGAATCGAGCGGGCCAGCTCCTGGCAGGAAGAACCCTGTTTGCGCAGCAGGCGCTGGCAGCGGAACATCACATCGCTGTGGAAGAAGGCGTCCGTCAACGCGTTGTAGGGGTAGTGCGAGGCACTGACCCGCTCATGGATGTCCTGGGCCAGGAAGTACAGCTTGAGGTAGCGGCTGACCTTGGAGTTCGGCTGGCTGTTGCCGACCCGGTGCAGGATGATTTCCTTGGCCGCGTTGAGCGCCGCCACAACCTTGCCATTCTGCTTGGCCAGCTCCAGGCGCGTGGCCTCGACGTCGAGTGTGCGCACCGGCTCGAACAGGCTGGCCTTGAGCTTGAGGTAGGTGCCCAGCTCGAAGAACAGCTTGGCCAGGCTCTGCTGCACCGGCTGGTTGGAGAACAGCGCCTGCCACAGCACCGACAGCAGGCCATACCAGGCCGCGCCCGCGACCAGCAGCAACGGCTCGTGCCAAAAGTCGCTGACTTCGCCGCCGCGCTGGTCGACGCCGATCATGGTGTAGACCGAAAGGATCAGCGTGGCCGAGGCGATCGCCCCGTAGCGTTCGCCCAAGGCCCCGAGCATGGTCAGGGAAAACGCCGCCAGGGCCAGGGCGACGGCGAAGATCCAGGGGTAGGGGAACAGCAGCTCGACCGACAGCGCGGCGATGGCGAAACAGCCAAGGGTCACCAGCAGGGCGCTGAGCCGGCCCTGCCAGCCATCGTCGGTTTCGGCCAGGGCACTGGCGATGATGCCGAGGAACAGCGGGATGAGCAGGCTCATCTCGTTCTGGTACCAGCACCAGGCCATGCTGCCGGTGAGTGCGATGGTCACGCGGATGGCGTAGCTGAACTTGTCTTGGCCCCACAGGCGACGCAATGAATGGCGGAACGAGCTCGATGACATGATGGCCCTGGGCTGAGATCGGTTGAGTAGCGTCGAGGCTGTCTTGGGGCCGCGCAGCAGCTCCCAAAAATGGCGCTCCAGCACAGACCAGCAAGAAGCGTTCCGTGCTGCTGAATGGATTCTACTCTACACGAACTGCGCCGCCGCGTTGGCCGAAGCCCAGGCCCACTGGAAGTTGAAACCACCCAGGTGCCCGCTCACGTCCAGCACCTCGCCGATGAAGTACAGCCCAGGGCTCTTCAGCGATTCCATGGTCTTGGACGACACCTCGCGGGTATCGACTCCGCCCAAGGTCACCTCGGCGGTGCGATAGCCCTCGGTGCCGGCCGGGATCACTTGCCAGGCCGACAGTTTCTCGGCGATCTGGGTCAATTCTGCCGGCGTGTACTGTTTCAAGGGTTTCGAAACGAACCACTGCTCGGCCAGCAGGTTGGCCAGCTTGCGGGTGAACACCTCGCCCAGCACTGTCTTCAGCTCGCTGTTGGAGCGCTCGACTTGCTGGCCCTGCAGCCACTCCAACGCGTCGCGATCAGGCAGCAGGTTGATCTGCACCGTGTCGCCGGCTTCCCAGAACGACGAGATCTGCAGGATCGCCGGGCCGCTCAGGCCGCGGTGAGTGAACAACAGATTCTCGCGGAAGCTCATGCCATTGCAGCTCGCGACGCAGTCCAGCGAGGTGCCCGACAACTCGGTGCATAGTGCCTTGAGCTGGGGCTCGGTGATGGTGAACGGCACCAGGCCGGCGCGGGTCGGCAACAATTCATGGCCGAACTGGCGGGCGACCTGGTAGCCAAAGCCGGTAGCGCCCAAGGTCGGGATCGACAGGCCGCCGGTGGCGATCACCAGCGACTGGCAGGCGAACGGACCGGCGCTGGTCTGCAGGGTGTAGCCGCCTTCGGTCTTGTCGATGCGCTCGATGCTGGTGTTCATGCGCAGTTCGGCGCCGGCCTCGTCACACTCGGCCAGGAGCATGTCGAGGATGTCGCTGGACTTGTTGTCGCAGAACAGCTGGCCGAGCTTCTTCTCGTGGTACGCCACGCCGTGCTTGCATACCAGCTCGATGAAGTCCCACTGGGTGTAGCGGGCCAGTGCCGACTTGCAGAAGTGCGGGTTGTGCGAGAGGAAGTTGGCGGGCTCGGTGTACATGTTGGTGAAGTTGCAACGCCCGCCGCCGGACATGAGGATCTTCTTGCCCGGCTTGTTGGCGTGGTCGAGCAGCAGCACCCGGCGCCCGCGGCGGGCGCTGAGCTGGGCGCACATCAGGCCGGCGGCGCCGGCGCCGAGGATGATCACGTCGGTGGAGTGCACGAAATTACCTCTTCAAGAACTGGGGCCGCAAAGCGGCCCCAAAAAGTCTTCAGACGATACGGACTTTCAGGGCGCGACCCTTGATCTTGCCGCTGTTCAGCCGCTGCATGGCCTGCTTGGCCACCGCCCGCTCCACCGCCACGAACGCCACGAAGTCGAAGATGGCGATCTTGCCCACCTGCTTGCCCGGCAACCCGGCATCGCCGGTCAGCGCGCCGAGGATGTCGCCCGGGCGCAGCTTGTCCTTGCGTCCGGCACCAATGCACAGGGTGGTCATCGCCGGCAGCAGC
This window of the Pseudomonas mosselii genome carries:
- the yccS gene encoding YccS family putative transporter, encoding MSSSSFRHSLRRLWGQDKFSYAIRVTIALTGSMAWCWYQNEMSLLIPLFLGIIASALAETDDGWQGRLSALLVTLGCFAIAALSVELLFPYPWIFAVALALAAFSLTMLGALGERYGAIASATLILSVYTMIGVDQRGGEVSDFWHEPLLLVAGAAWYGLLSVLWQALFSNQPVQQSLAKLFFELGTYLKLKASLFEPVRTLDVEATRLELAKQNGKVVAALNAAKEIILHRVGNSQPNSKVSRYLKLYFLAQDIHERVSASHYPYNALTDAFFHSDVMFRCQRLLRKQGSSCQELARSIRLRQPFVLASGYPEALEDLNASLEHLRIQSNPAWRGLLRSLRALAANLATLDRLLSAASNPDSLADASDSSLLDRSPRNLKDVWKRLRTQLTPTSLLFRHALRLSLALSVGYGMVHLIHPTQGYWIILTTLFVCQPNYGATRRKLVQRIFGTAIGLTVGWALFDLFPNPIIQSLFAVVAGVVFFVNRTTRYTLATAAITLMVLFCFNQIGDGYGLFLPRLFDTLVGSLIAILAVFLFLPDWQGRRLNKVLANTLACASEYLRQIMQQYAHGKRDDLAYRLARRNAHNADAALSTTLANMLMEPGHFRKEADVGFRFLVLSHTLLSYLSGLGAHRDTVLPTEVHEQLIDGAGRSLASSLDEIANGLAARLPVAIHSDAEEALANALEQMPEELDEHQRLVQTQLALICRQLGPLRTLAGHLIKEGEPA
- a CDS encoding BaiN/RdsA family NAD(P)/FAD-dependent oxidoreductase, translated to MHSTDVIILGAGAAGLMCAQLSARRGRRVLLLDHANKPGKKILMSGGGRCNFTNMYTEPANFLSHNPHFCKSALARYTQWDFIELVCKHGVAYHEKKLGQLFCDNKSSDILDMLLAECDEAGAELRMNTSIERIDKTEGGYTLQTSAGPFACQSLVIATGGLSIPTLGATGFGYQVARQFGHELLPTRAGLVPFTITEPQLKALCTELSGTSLDCVASCNGMSFRENLLFTHRGLSGPAILQISSFWEAGDTVQINLLPDRDALEWLQGQQVERSNSELKTVLGEVFTRKLANLLAEQWFVSKPLKQYTPAELTQIAEKLSAWQVIPAGTEGYRTAEVTLGGVDTREVSSKTMESLKSPGLYFIGEVLDVSGHLGGFNFQWAWASANAAAQFV